tccttttaaattttaaatactattatcgAGACTACCTCATTGGCCTAGACCGGGGATGGCTAACCAATAACCATTAAAGTGCTGTTATATAAAGAAATTACCTGTAACGCGCCCACCAGGACAGTTTTTATCTATCCGAGAGCCCCTATATAGcatctgtttttttattgcattatatataaaatggcttcactgcacttgatgttaaGAGAAGTGAAGACCAAAGAAAAATGCATGTACAATGTTTACTGGAATACTTGGACAGTGTAGTTCAGAGTTTGATTCATAGGTTTTGAAACTAAAATTacaccattaaaataaaaatgtatttattatgaaatgtacGGAATCGGAAACTTTGTTCTGCTCGTGATCTTATCCAAGAGCGTCACCAAGGAGAGTCAGGGAGTGGCATCTGCCCCCCTctagaggttctaaaactcaAATGAATTCACctattccattcctaatattccgtacgctcaattacgctctgctctatgttatcgttaaactgagagAGGAAGAGTGAGGGAGGAACATGtcctctcgactttacctacaattcatacttttctcattctccatatcaattTCACCCCCCGCCCCCCCTGGGCCATCGGATGGCGAAGGTCTTGATCTTATCAATGAAACTACTCTGAACGgtactaaaaataacataaccAGAACACGCTTACCGGTGCGCTGTAAAACACATACTAACCTTACTAACCGGTAATACACGTCCAATATAAGTATTTCCAAGGTTTACTGTTACTTCCTCCACATTATGATGCTTAGGACTCCTATATTTTATCTGAGGATTTCGTTTCTCGCATAAATCGCTGTGAGTGTCCCTCAGGGCGTTTTATGTTATAGTAAATGGGCTGCCCAGATGGCGGTCAGTTAGTCGTGTGGTTGAAGGTGTTTTTAAACCAATATACGTAGGAATAGAAGTATGGATCTATGGAAATATTTGGGTAAAGGCTTATGTGCTTCAGctttgataaaaatgtattatcaatgtaaatattataatgagaaGTTTGCGAGGAGCTAATCTCTGAACTACTGAaacgaatttaaaaattcttagaCTAATAGTGAGCTACGTTATTCCTGAgtgttataggttactttttatcccgggtaaACATTTACACGCATGCAGAGCTGCGAGGAAAAGCTTGTGTAGAATAATTGGAATCTACTGCGTactaacatataataatatcagctctgtgtgaaatatttttggacTGCTAGGCAAGAGGCTCCTCTAGCATTGTATGCGTTTTAAGGAAAATGGCGGCACGCTTTGAAAAAAATTGTGGAAAAAtcggataaaataaaattaagggtATTGAGTACCTATAATTACAATTACTTATAGTTTCTAAACGCACTTTTATAACCAATATCATTCAAGCTAGACAAATGTTGCAAAATAATggtgtaagtatattatgtttccGTATTCCGCTTGTCGCCTTAGTTCAAAAACATTCTTAACAGAACATTGAAAAGATATGAAATCTAAACTTACATAGAAAAACAACCATGAAAAGAAGTTACATACGCAATTCCACAACCTCAaagacaaagaaaataataaaaattcaataaatatccCTCGGCCCGGGGCACGACACCTGGTCGCCCCGGGTGAGCGTTTGCGTGATGAACGACTCGCGGTTCCAGCAATATCGACCCAAATGTACATTTATGTTCAAATTAGTTTCCTACTTTGAAATTTTAcgtctaatgatttcttatgtttacgcgaatgttagaaataaaactattttacggattttattgcgatttttatattataattttctcccgacgtttcgaagactttgcagccttcgtggtcacggtgTGGACTAAGGTGGTCAtgcgaaaagtcagttacaatatctacctacattttacaattgtaattttttttaattttagctgttggtggtccgatctacgcatgCTCACAGCAGCAGCATGCTCACTTGAAGTCAGTATGTTGAGAAAACTAttatcttcgaaacgtcgggagcaaattgaaatataaaaaacgcgataaaatcctaaaaatagtttaattttaatgtctaacattcgcataaacataagaaaccattattAATATCTCCTAATATTGCGGGTTTTAGTGGAAGAGCTCAATAGGAGACGCCTTTTTACCAAACGATGACGCCTCTTCAAGcgattttttagttataaatacacGTGGTTTTTCAgccgtttatgggcggtcgtatcgcttaccatcaggcgaacggcaaactcgtctcatcattcaaatcaataaaaaagtctaaaaatCGTCTCCAtacttaattcatattattttttaattgccaGCGTTGGGAACTTGAAATCGTAAAATACACAgctcatataaaattaatagaattcCCGTTAAAAGCACATCCGACAAGAAACATAGCATTACAAGTAAAGACGTTATGAATTAATTGAATCCCGTACAGCCGTCACGTACGTGGATTATAATGCAATTAGCGAGCTGCCGCGGACGGGTGACAGTGGAGGATTCAGTGGTTCAGATTGCCAAAATCTGTAGAAGTAGTTGATGTTAACTTGTCGAGACATTTTAGACAACTTTGTGTCACACGGCTGGTAAAGTTACtgaggtttatttatttatttattatacacaggaacatcaacagtttacacatacaattaatattagttcagttttcttagtatagtattgttcttatgtgcttaccaaataaagatgtaccaacattcacaaatacactTATTACGAGGTTGAGCAATGGTCAGTTTTATTAGAAAGTAGTGTTTCCTGGTATAGTTGTCGCAACTCTTACTTTAGTGAGTTTGATGTTATGTTTTCTTCACTACCAATCCGAGTTGgcctttttatttactttgtagtctttcatttatttcatgtccaatataaaatgtctgtagttatataagcgtcTTAATttgcgtaaaatttaaatattctcatgtaccttgacttatcataagtgcaactatgttcgcctagatgatgaataaagtattttaatcatttatttattgaactacTTGCTTAGCAGCGGCGATGAGGGaatttttttcaaaagggaacccgccAAAACTTAcaggtaatattattatccatGAATGctgtctggaatttgttttgatgataattagatttaacattCATTACGAAAAGGAAGACGACAGGTTTCGGGATGTATGCACCCTTGGCCATTGTTGCTTCGTAATACTGCATACTGCTACTATGAAACAGCTACTATAGTACCAGCGTCGgtagtgtagtgtttcttgACAATAAAGTTATTGACTCAAAtctataatctatctatatatatatatatatatatatatatatatatatatatatatatatatatatatatatatatatatatatatatacataaatgaatccctattacccttggtcacgccatcacgcgtgaacggctggaccgatttaacaatttttgtttgtgtttgttattgtcaagataaggttcttatgaaagaaaaaattaaggaagttgagcggaacgttaaaaaatttaagaaaagttaattttagcTATTAActgaatgcgcgctgcaaatccACAGttgacaggacaacgtctgtcgggtcagctagttatatataaagctagagtttttttttgaacgcactaatctctggaactattagttcaaattgaaatattattttaatgttgtttagaCTCTCTGACCGTTCGCGAAAAACTTCAAAAACGACTTAAAGGATTTCGATGAAGTtaggtatggaaatagtttaaaaccctgggaaggacataagctactttctatcccgattcacgcggccgaagccgcgaagaatgtatcataaaataataataatccgaTATATGTCCATAATAGATAGTGAAGAAAAATGAATATAGGGGTCTTTTTTAGAACAACAAAAGCcaagtttttagaatttttatttgtctgttTGTACAATGAATCACGGAAAAGCGACTGCAtggaattttattcatttttcataGATATTTTGCTAGAggcataacttaaaatatagggtcaattttatcccggtaaaaatAAAGCATGACTTATAGTCTAGTACTACTATTAAACTCAAATTGACATAAGTTCATGAAGCTTGTGTCAACTTTTTAATAGCGTACTGTATCTCTGTAACAAGTTGACAGCATCTGGAAATGCCTGAGGATACTTTGATGTTTTTATCCGTGTATAGATATTCACCGTCTTAATTCTATTGTGccttttccatacaaactaagCTGTAGATCTTTAGTATAATTTTCAATACTGCCTAACAAATCAACTATGGTCTATCCATTCGGTTATCTTTAAGTCGTTATTATCTATCAGGGCGAAACCTATTATGTCTGTTTAACACATTTATTCTCATCGTCTTCATCACGATCAATACTCTAATTCAAGAGGCTCAGAGTTCTTTTTACATTGGGCAAACAGTCGTTTACGTATTCGTTACGTTTACGTTTTTAAACTAGATACCAGaatgttagaatattttttcttaaataaaatgttaaattgttttttacttagtgcatgttgtggttgcctgtCTGACTAATTGCAAAATGTCTAGTATTTTTTCATCACTTTGtattgaaatgtaatattgttaattttgatagcaatacttaataaatagaACTGAAGTAAACTCTAGTTTATGATTTACTTTAGTGACgtttcaaaataataactaatataggATGAAACTCCACTCGCTCATCActttaatattagatattaattataccATAACTTAACAGCTTGCTAATCCGATGGAATTATATTGTATGAGAGAAGCTAGTACATGTACCTTTTAacacgtaaataataaaataatttagaatttaacATTCTTCCAAAATGTTCGAAGCGGGAAACTATACATTAAATTAAGATtagttttttgaataaataaaatttttgagtaatgtagcttctagtagtgaaaaattatcaaaatcggtttagtagttcctgagattaacgcgttcaaacaaacaaagtctttagctttgtatattaatgtatagattacaattgctataaaatactattatactCACGTAAATATAGCTCTTAGTATATCGTGGACTAATGACTTCCCAGGAGGCGCGAGATGAGTCTTCGCTTCGCATATACTTCTTATGACACACGATTCTCCATTGATATTCCGACTGTAAAATAAACTCCTTTAGCATAGTTATCGTTTACTTATTCTAGTTTTAATATACGCCGTGGATTGAAAGGTTTCAATCCCATGTGGGAAGAATTTCTAGgagattaaatttttttttggggtGTAACCTCCAGAAGTTGCTTGACAGCAAGCAGATGACTAGTAGTCAGTCAAAGTAGTAGTCATAGGCTTATGAGAGATGATAGATTGATGATGAGAGACATACTATAAGCTACTGCTATGCTGCTGttgtggtagaatatattttacgtccgcccggatagcgaccaccgtacacaaggtgttaacacccgccatattggcccacgtaagtgtgtcgcgttctgagaccagcctgtttatatctggttccaacaggccggcataattgcgacAACTGCGatgagtaatcatctctcgtcagtcgacattgtattggaccacactctacttaccatcagatgtaatGAAGCCACTTTGCCGCGCCCTTATTAAacatatacaaaaaacattgataaataGTCATTTTTTTTCATCTTCCTGGGTCATAAGACAATGTCATTGAAGATcttctttaaggcgatacctcaaggtccattttcatacattttgtttcacctttaatctgggtaactaaacaagtattggcaagtaaagaatttaaattcacgtctagttagtgattagttctcgcagttgaaagaaaaacgtaaaaataattaataatcatggatatttcggcctttaaaatttcgtcatattaaattttaaaggccgaaaatCAGTTCAAGATACTTTTTAACggcctttttttattatttttttcggcCAGTCGCATCACGTCAACCTTTCTAAGACATACAATTCCATGAAAGTATTACAAAAACAGTTTCATCAGAATAATAAATTGAACTCAGAACCCCACGGATCTAAAGAAGACAAAGATACACATAAAACCTAGATATCCAACTTACATATCCAAAGCCTCTCGCAGCGTATCCCAGAACTCTCTCTTCTGCCGGTGGTGGAGTTTCTTCCGTCGGTGTGCGCTGATCTGAGTCTTCGTGTCGGGCAGGTGGTACACCAGGCTGGCTTCAATGACCAGATACCAGCCAGAAGGCACATGCGTCATGAACGTCTTTACTACTGACGTTGTCATCtagaatattcaaaattacacACGCGAATACTTTGTTAGAGCCTTCTGAAGTAAATTAACCAGTAAGTAAGTAATGCCTTTTGAAatgatcggcctgtgtatatccggtttcaacaggccacTGGAAagaggtaaccatctctcgtcagtctatctttggactccactccacttaccatgaggtggAGTAGGTTTATTTTGCGGAACCGGTcagtttgtgaagatatttcgaAGCTTTTTATACAAGCATTTTTTGTATCCTACTAGCCTTCTAATGctattattttctattcataACAGGGTTAGAAGGATAGTAAGATTTTATAGTTAGTCGGAAAAAAGACAAAGACCTGATTTTTTCACAAAGTTAGGCTAATGTAATCGacattacacaaaaatataatgatttataataatgcCGTGTATTTAATAAAGgcgttaaatatataaatttacaatcatgatttgtaaaatatgaattataattattttaatttttaaagttaacacgtggtaaaaaaaaatttggttgAAAATAATAGTTAGCTCACAGAAAACTTAGCCTAAATAATctataattcaaaatacaacCACATTTAATCCTTAATGTGTTATTATCTCTTTATATCTCTAACAAAATAAACTGATAAAGGGGAATAACTTAATGCAATTCTCATTTATAACtccgataattttatttttgttataaaatatggtcTCGTCCGtccaaaggttgtctggaagacatcGTTGGCGATAAGACATTTCATgcgttttatttgatttatatccTTTTATTACTTGCTACTGGCTCtattaattttgcaattaatttttaaaactcatataaaaatatttataaattacaaattgccTAAAACCCTCAAAAATTATCACacggtttaaaatataatgttattttttaaaatatgaatattaaattcctatttgaattaagaatatccgtgcataaataaaagtaaatactcTGTGCATggattcaattatttttttaaataaccaaaaTGGATGAGGATCaatcacattaaaattattaaaaaaaaaaaaacaaattcaaaatcacTCACGGAAACTGTGGTCCCGTCCGGGAAGGTCAAATGCCGCCGTTTCCGCACATGACTCAAAGGTTTTTTAACATTAGGACACTGGTCAAAATTGGCCCATCCTCGCTCCACCATGGCCAAAAACACAAGTATTGACACCAATGATAATTTCTTCGATGACATAATTTATCTCGTCGGAATAACACACGCAACTGACTCCCGAATCATCGACGGAGTGTAATGATGTATGAAATCAGTGTACACGTTGTTTGTCAGCATGTATCACGAGTTGATTGTATGGGAGACGCTATCGTATTGGATTTGTGTGGACGGAAGTTTTTATGAATTTGGAACGGGAACTCGAAATGTAGACATAATAATGTAGTAGAATTGGGCGGTCGTAATTCATGCGTTCcgtgatttatattttgaaattcttgATTAAGTATGTAAGTGATTATTTTgcttcatttttatacattatctaagaaataaataaaatactagagtcaattactatttttttaaacccaTAATTAAAATCCATATGTACCTAATcaaaacattgaattataatatacgatCAAATTGTTTGTTAACAACGAATTCACGAGTGTTTATGGCAGAGATAATCACTATCCATAATTTAAGAATCATtctaaattcattatttatttatttatttatttaaggaccttcAACGAAGAATACacgacatataataaaaacaatggtgTAGCATTTTCACAATTAACTGTGTGACGTGCTACAATTATAGGAGatcacagcatgcaaatttacttatatattggtatagcggcaaataatgaatatttgttattaatattatttaatcataagAATTAATGAAAGTTActgtaatttgaataaattttttggaaggaatttaaattgatttgaattgaattttcaTGACTTTGTTTTTATGGAATGAACCTATTCGATATAATTGTCGATAACATTACTGTGGTTTTGAAAGGTTTGTCGGAGGAAATTCAACAGTAAAGCTACTCTGACCTGACAGTAATAAGTATCCCGAACAGCCCGGTCCATCCGTCCTATTGACTATACTTGATAAGTGTGCTTccacatctatatatataaaaattaatccctacccccacgcgtgaacggctggaccgatttcactattttttttttgtgtttgttattgtcaggagaaggatcttataaaagaaaaaaaagaaaaaattgagcggaaaattagaaaatttaagaaaacttaacgaaaatattaattttatataactgtcaattgtttgaaataactgtcagcgattgacagaatgcgcgctgcaaattcatagttaatacggacaacgtctgtcgggtcagctagtgacttaataatttaagtaaaaattacttttaccgCTCAACGAATGTGGCATTTTCAATTGGGTATTATAACTGGGCGTGTTTTCTTATAATAGGAAGTTGTCGCTTTAATGCTATAATTGCCATTAAATGGTGAACTGGTCTGtacttataaaagtagtagtctACAATTTTTAAAGAAAGTAGCAATAATATACCAACAAcgtaaaattaatgaaatcgaATCAATCAATTCCATGCCTACGCTTGTTTATACATCATTTTCCAGCCTTGATATATTATCACAACTTGGTCAAAGGTTCGccatttttcattcatttcttATGATTTCCTATAAGTTTGGAATCCTATTCTTAGATTTGAAAAACCTTTTCTTTGGTAACTAGACAATATGATTATTGGTCCGCCACGACGTAGTAAGCATCGCTTAGGTCTTGTTTGGATATGCTTCCTATAAACAGAGTGGCTATAAAGGCTCTATTTGAAACTTCTgaataaatgctactcgtcataTACATACATCTATTACTCATATATTACTGatggtatgtctctcatatgtgacagtccgcctgggtaggtaccaccgcaatgtctatttctgctaccaAGCAGCCGTAAGtatgtaatcactgttgtgttccggtttgaagaacattgtagccagtgcaactactggacatgataacacttaacatctcatgtctcaggatggcgagcgcagtggaataccaaacaatactttataattcaaggtgttgaatggtgtttctactgtttatgggtggttttgtcgtttaccatcaggtgaacggcaagctatctcatcattcaaagcaattaaaaaaaacttctataACCCATTATAATCCGCCCACTATTTTATGTCCCACTCGGATATAATATGCTTCCAAACAATGGTAATGAAATGAGTACCTAGATTAGCTCTTCAATACgataattgtcaaataaaatttgcttaaaacttg
This genomic stretch from Manduca sexta isolate Smith_Timp_Sample1 chromosome 8, JHU_Msex_v1.0, whole genome shotgun sequence harbors:
- the LOC115444162 gene encoding uncharacterized protein LOC115444162, which gives rise to MSSKKLSLVSILVFLAMVERGWANFDQCPNVKKPLSHVRKRRHLTFPDGTTVSMTTSVVKTFMTHVPSGWYLVIEASLVYHLPDTKTQISAHRRKKLHHRQKREFWDTLREALDIRNINGESCVIRSICEAKTHLAPPGKSLVHDILRAIFTAPLHEEEFNEEIGRNYRRLLEPDVCEKENDCPFSILNFIFQLNNQNY